The stretch of DNA ATCTGCGCCCCCGTCGCCGACAACGTGCTGACGCCGGACTTCGCGGCCCCCGCGCTGCACCTGCCCCTGTTCGGCGACCGCGTCGCGGCCGGCTTCCCCTCGCCCGCCGACGACCACCTCGACAACAAGCTCGACCTCAACGAGCACCTGGTGAAGCGCCCCGCCGCCACCTTCTTCGTGCGCGTGGAGGGCCGGTCGATGATCGGCGCCGGCATCCATCCCGACGACATCCTGGTGGTGGACCGCTCGCTCGAGGCGAGCAACGGCAACATCGTCGTGGCGGCCGTCGACGGCGAACTCACGGTCAAGCGCCTGCACTATCGCCGGGCGCGGCTGTTCCTGGAGCCCGAGAACCCCGACTACGACCCCATCGAGATCACCGGCGAGACCGACCTGGTGGTCTGGGGCGTGGTCACCAGCGTCATCCACAAGGTCTAGGCAGGTGTGACATGTCGCGCGTCTTCGCCCTGATCGACTGCAACAACTTCTACGTCTCCTGCGAGCGGGTCTTCGATCCCCGCCTGCGGGACGTGCCCGTGGTGGTCCTGTCCAACAACGACGGCTGCGTGATCGCGCGCTCGGCCGAGGCCAAGGAGATGGGCATCCCCATGGCGGCGCCCTTCTTCGAGTTCCGCCGGCTCGCGCAGCACAAGAAAGTGAAGGTCTTCTCCTCCAACTACGCCCTCTACGGGGACATGTCCGCGCGGGTGATGCGCACGCTGGCCGAGTTCACGCCGCGCCTGGAGATCTACTCCATCGACGAGGCTTTCCTGGACCTCAGCGGCAACGGGCGGCGCGACCTGATCGCCTACGGGCGCGAAATCGCCGCGACGGTGCGGCGGGCCACGGGCATCCCCGTCTCGGTGGGCCTGGGGCCGACCAAGGTGCTGGCGAAGATCGCCAACCGCATCGCCAAGCGGAACCCGGAGACCGGCGGCGTGCTGGACTTCACCGCCCTGGGACCCCACCGCGAGGCGCACCTGGCGCAGATCGACGTGAAGGACGTGTGGGGGATCGGCAGACGCTGGTCCGAGAGGCTCAGGCAACTGGGGATCAGCACCGCGCTGGACCTCCGCGAAGCCGACCCCCACCAGATCCGCCGCCGCCTGAGCGTCGTCGGCGAGCGCATCGTGCGCGAGCTGCGCGGCACCTCCTGCCTGGCGCTGGAGGATGCACCACCCAAAAAACAGCAGATCATGACCTCGCGGACCTTCGGCGAGCGCGTCACCGATCACCGGAGCATGCGCGAGGCCATGGGCACCTTCACCGCGCGCACCGCCGAGAAGCTGCGCGAGCAGAGGTCGCGGGCCCGGGCGTTGACGGTCTTCATCACCACCAGCCCCTTCAACGAACGCGAGCCCCGCTACAGCAACAGCGCCACGCGCGCCCTGCCCGGCGCCACCCGCGACTCCGGCGAACTGATCGCCGCCGCCATCGACGCCCTCGACGAGATCTGGAAACCCGGCTACCGTTACATGAAGGCGGGCGTGATGCTGCTGGACCTCGTGCCCGAGAGCCACGACCAGGGCGCCCTCTTCGCCGCGCCGCAGCCGCGGTCGCGCGGCCGCTCCAGCAGCCTGATGGACGTCCTGGACCGCCTGAACCGTGACCTGGGCCGCGGCACGGTGCGCTACGCCACCGAGGGATTGCGCAAGGCGTGGCGCATGAAGCAGGAGCACCGCTCCCCCGCCTACACCACGCGCTGGGACCAGCTGCCGGTGGTGCGGGGGTAGCTTCACGGAGTGCATGCGGTCAACCTGGAGGGGCCATGGGACGAGCACATCGATGCATACGGGTTGCCCCCCTCCTGGCCCTCATCGCGGCCGGTGGCCTGACGGCGGGCTGCAGCGGCCCCGACGACATCCACCGCTTCGAGTACGGGGTGATGGGCACCGTCGCCCGCGGCGAGATCTACGTCTGGGACCGGACCGAGACGCGTTCGCCGGCGCAGCTGGTGCAGGCGACCTTCGACAGTGTGGACGTGAGCCTGAGTTCCTGGCGCGACGACTCGGAGGTCGGACGCTTCAACGCGGCCCCCGCCGGCACGACGTTGACCGCCTCGAAGTGGTTGAGCACCTGCCTGCGCGTCTCCGACGAGCTGCGCGAGGTCAGCGGCGGCGCCTTCGATCCCAGCGCGGGGCCGCTGATGGACCTGTGGGGCTCCTACCGGCGACAGGGACGCCTGCCCACGGCGAGCGAGCTGGACTCGGCCCTGGCGCTGCTCGGAGGCTACGCGCACGACCCCTTCCGCCGCACCCTGACCAAGACCCGCGCCGGCACCCGCCTGGACCTGGGCGGCATCGCCAAGGGCTTCGCCGTGGACCGGGCCGTCGCCAACCTCATCGAGTTCGGCACCAGCAGCGCCCTGATCGACCTGGGCGGCAACGTCTTCGCCCTGGGCCTGCCCGAGGGCCGCGACGCCTGGCGCGTGGGCGTGCGCGATCCGCAGGACCCCGGCGAGATCCTCGCCACCTTCACCATGGTGAACCGGGCCGCGGCCACCAGCGGCGCCTATGAACGCTTCGTCGAGATCGACGGCCGCCGCTACGGGCACGTCATGAATCCGGCCACCGGGCGTCCCGCCGAGGGATTGCTCAGCGCCACGGCCGTCTGCCGCTCCGCCACGCTGGCGGACGGGCTGTCCACCACCCTCTTCGTCCTGGGACCCGATCGGGCGATGCGCCTCCTGTACGAGCACTATCCCCACGTGGACGCCATCCTGATCGTGCCCGCCGAGGAGGCCGCCACGGCACGGATCCTCGCGACGGCCGGCCTCGAGGGCAACCTGAGCCTGCGTCCGGAATACCGGAACCGCTACGCGCTGGAGTTCCTCGATTTCTGAAACAAACGGCCATTTCCATCCCCAAACAGGGTATCTTTCTTGGCGAGGCAGCGGAAAAGGTAGTACATTGCAGCGTGAATTTAGAGCAATCTGGACCGGATTCCAACGGACGAGAACGTCCGCCCGTCTATGCCCGACGGACGGCGCTCAAGAGGGATGAACCGATGTCGACCGAAGTCATCAAGCAGGAAGACGTGGTGATCCGCTTCGCCGGCGATTCTGGCGACGGCATGCAGATCACCGGCAGCCAGTTCACCGAGACCACGGCGCTGGTCGGCAACGATCTGGCCACCTTCCCCGATTTCCCGGCGGAGATCCGCGCCCCCGCGGGCACGCGCGCCGGCGTCTCGGGCTTCCAGATCCGTTTCAGTTCGGGTGACATCTTCACGCCGGGCGATTCGCCAGACGTGCTGGTGGCCATGAACCCGGCCGCGCTGATCACGAACTACCAGGACCTCAAGCCGGGCGGCATCGTCATCGCCAACACCGATGCCTTCACCGAGAAGGACCTGGCGCAGGCCAAGCTGGATACGAACCCCCTCGAGGACGGGACCCTCAGCGCCTACCGCGTCATCAAGATCGACATCAGCACGCGGGTGGCACAGGCCCTGGTCGACTCGCCCCTGAACAAGCGGGACGTCCTGCGCTGCAAGAACTTCTACACGCTGGGACTGATGTACTGGCTGTTCAGCCGACCCACCGAGCCCACGCTCGAGTGGCTGGCGCAGAAGTTCGCCAAGCGCCCCGAGCTCGTCGAAGCCAACCAGATGGCGCTCCGGGCGGGCTACAACGCCGGCAACACGCTCGAGCTCTTCCAGGGACGCTTCACGGTCGCGCCCGTGGAGAATGTCCCGCAGGGGACCTATCGCAACATCATGGGCAACGAGGCCCTGGCCCTGGGACTCGTCGCCGGCGCCGAACTGGCCGGGCTGCGGGCCTTCCTGGGCTCCTATCCGATCACGCCGGCCACCGACATCCTCCAATACCTGTCCACCATGAAGGGCCACGGCGTGGTCACCGCCCAGATGGAGGACGAAATAGCGGGCATCTGCACCGCCATCGGCGCGTCCTACGCCGGCATGCTCGGCATCACCACCACCTCCGGACCGGGGCTCGCGCTCAAGACCGAGGCCCTCGGGCTCGCGGTGATGACGGAACTCCCGCTGGTGGTCGTCGACGTGCAGCGGGCCGGGCCATCGACAGGCATGCCCACCAAGGTGGAGCAGGCGGACCTCAACCAGGCCCTCTACGGGCGCAACAGCGAGGCGCCCTTGCCGGTCATCGCCTGCTCGTCGCCGGCCGACACCTTCGACTGCACGGTCGAAGCCTGCCGCCTTGCCGTGGAGTACATGACGCCTGTGCTGCTGTTGAGCGACAACTACATCGCCAACGGCGCCGAGCCCTGGCGTCTGCCGGATCTCGACGCGATGCAGCCGTTCAAGGTCAGCCGCGCCAAGGCGGGCGACGACTTCCAGCCCTATGCGCGCGATGAGAGACTCGTGCGCCCCTGGGCCGTGCCGGGCACGCCCGGCCTGCAGCACCGGATCGGCGGCCTGGAGAAGGAGCACCTGACCGGCAACGTCAGCTATGACCCGGACAACCACCAGGTGATGGTCCAGTACCGGTTGGACAAGGTGCTCGGGATCCGGGACACCATCCCCACGCCGCAGGTCGGCGGCGCCGAATCCGGCGACATGCTCGTTATCGGCTGGGGCTCCACCTACGGCGCCATCCACACCGCCGTGGCGAAGCCGGAGAAACCCGGACAGCGGGTGGGGCACCTCCATCTGCGGCACCTCTTTCCGTTGCCAAACGGACTCGCGGAGATCTTCGCCCGCTACGAGAAGATCCTGGTGCCGGAGCTCAACATGGGCCAGCTGGCCAGATACCTGACGAGCGAGTATCCGCAGTTCCGCTTCACGGCGATGCACAAGGTGAAGGGCAAGCCGTTCAAGGCCGCCGAGATCCGGGCGCGCGTCACAGCCATGCTGGAGGACCGGTCATGAGCGAAACCCAGTTGAAATCCCGCGACTTCAGGCCGAACCAGGAAGTCCGCTGGTGCCCGGGTTGCGGCGATTACGCCATCCTCAACGCCACCCAGCAGGCCTTCGCCGAGATCGGCATACCCAAGGAGGATATCGTCATCGTGTCCGGGATCGGCTGTTCCAGCCGCTTCCCCTACTACATCGACACCTACGGCTTCCACAGCATCCACGGGCGCGCCCTGGCCATCGCCACCGGCGTGAAGGTCGCCAATCCCGACCTGTCGGTCTGGGTGGCGACCGGCGACGGCGACGCCATGTCCATCGGCGGCAACCATCTGATCCACGCCTTGCGCCGCAACGTCGACATCAAGATCCTGATGTTCAACAACGAGATCTACGGCCTGACCAAGGGACAGTACTCCCCCACCAGCCCCCGGGGGAAGAAGACCAAGACCTCTCCCTTCGGATCGCTCGACCATCCCTTCCATCCCCTCGAGCTGGCCCTGGGCGCCGGCGCCAGCTTCGTGGCCCGCACCATGGACACGCAGCCCAAGCACATGAAGGAAGTCCTGCTGGCCGCCGCCGCCCACAAGGGGTCGGCCTTCGTCGAGATCTGGCAGAACTGCATCATCTTCAACGACGGCGCCTTCAAGGACTGGACGCACAAGGACACGCGCGACGACAACACCGTGGTGCTGCGTCCCGGCCAGCCCATG from bacterium encodes:
- a CDS encoding FAD:protein FMN transferase; the encoded protein is MGRAHRCIRVAPLLALIAAGGLTAGCSGPDDIHRFEYGVMGTVARGEIYVWDRTETRSPAQLVQATFDSVDVSLSSWRDDSEVGRFNAAPAGTTLTASKWLSTCLRVSDELREVSGGAFDPSAGPLMDLWGSYRRQGRLPTASELDSALALLGGYAHDPFRRTLTKTRAGTRLDLGGIAKGFAVDRAVANLIEFGTSSALIDLGGNVFALGLPEGRDAWRVGVRDPQDPGEILATFTMVNRAAATSGAYERFVEIDGRRYGHVMNPATGRPAEGLLSATAVCRSATLADGLSTTLFVLGPDRAMRLLYEHYPHVDAILIVPAEEAATARILATAGLEGNLSLRPEYRNRYALEFLDF
- a CDS encoding 2-oxoacid:acceptor oxidoreductase subunit alpha, whose protein sequence is MSTEVIKQEDVVIRFAGDSGDGMQITGSQFTETTALVGNDLATFPDFPAEIRAPAGTRAGVSGFQIRFSSGDIFTPGDSPDVLVAMNPAALITNYQDLKPGGIVIANTDAFTEKDLAQAKLDTNPLEDGTLSAYRVIKIDISTRVAQALVDSPLNKRDVLRCKNFYTLGLMYWLFSRPTEPTLEWLAQKFAKRPELVEANQMALRAGYNAGNTLELFQGRFTVAPVENVPQGTYRNIMGNEALALGLVAGAELAGLRAFLGSYPITPATDILQYLSTMKGHGVVTAQMEDEIAGICTAIGASYAGMLGITTTSGPGLALKTEALGLAVMTELPLVVVDVQRAGPSTGMPTKVEQADLNQALYGRNSEAPLPVIACSSPADTFDCTVEACRLAVEYMTPVLLLSDNYIANGAEPWRLPDLDAMQPFKVSRAKAGDDFQPYARDERLVRPWAVPGTPGLQHRIGGLEKEHLTGNVSYDPDNHQVMVQYRLDKVLGIRDTIPTPQVGGAESGDMLVIGWGSTYGAIHTAVAKPEKPGQRVGHLHLRHLFPLPNGLAEIFARYEKILVPELNMGQLARYLTSEYPQFRFTAMHKVKGKPFKAAEIRARVTAMLEDRS
- the umuC gene encoding translesion error-prone DNA polymerase V subunit UmuC — translated: MSRVFALIDCNNFYVSCERVFDPRLRDVPVVVLSNNDGCVIARSAEAKEMGIPMAAPFFEFRRLAQHKKVKVFSSNYALYGDMSARVMRTLAEFTPRLEIYSIDEAFLDLSGNGRRDLIAYGREIAATVRRATGIPVSVGLGPTKVLAKIANRIAKRNPETGGVLDFTALGPHREAHLAQIDVKDVWGIGRRWSERLRQLGISTALDLREADPHQIRRRLSVVGERIVRELRGTSCLALEDAPPKKQQIMTSRTFGERVTDHRSMREAMGTFTARTAEKLREQRSRARALTVFITTSPFNEREPRYSNSATRALPGATRDSGELIAAAIDALDEIWKPGYRYMKAGVMLLDLVPESHDQGALFAAPQPRSRGRSSSLMDVLDRLNRDLGRGTVRYATEGLRKAWRMKQEHRSPAYTTRWDQLPVVRG
- a CDS encoding 2-oxoacid:ferredoxin oxidoreductase subunit beta; the encoded protein is MSETQLKSRDFRPNQEVRWCPGCGDYAILNATQQAFAEIGIPKEDIVIVSGIGCSSRFPYYIDTYGFHSIHGRALAIATGVKVANPDLSVWVATGDGDAMSIGGNHLIHALRRNVDIKILMFNNEIYGLTKGQYSPTSPRGKKTKTSPFGSLDHPFHPLELALGAGASFVARTMDTQPKHMKEVLLAAAAHKGSAFVEIWQNCIIFNDGAFKDWTHKDTRDDNTVVLRPGQPMVFGKDNEKGLHVDCHGNSIVSAKEAMVWDPGTPTPVPAYLLAALDREPDMPRAVGIFRDVALSTYEQEINDQIAQVQAGNGESTLRDLIYTQDAWTVD
- the umuD gene encoding translesion error-prone DNA polymerase V autoproteolytic subunit, coding for MLTPDFAAPALHLPLFGDRVAAGFPSPADDHLDNKLDLNEHLVKRPAATFFVRVEGRSMIGAGIHPDDILVVDRSLEASNGNIVVAAVDGELTVKRLHYRRARLFLEPENPDYDPIEITGETDLVVWGVVTSVIHKV